The genomic DNA AACGCATTAACAACATCATGAAATTGAACAAATGAAACAACCATATAGAATAAGGCTATAATTGCTACCCAAATACAAAACCATCCTAGACCACTACTATCCATTCCCTTTATAAAAGTAACACCTACATATAAATAGGTTAATCCAAATAAGAAAGTAGCCGCATATGAATACACTGTCCAATTGCTTTGGTCAGAAATCATGATCAAATAAAACGGAATAATAATTTGTAGTGCACCCACAAATAAATTAAAAACACCCGCACTTTTCATCTCTGCTTTCCCTAATATAACAAGACTATTTAAAAATAAAGCTGCCCCTGAAAGTAATAATCCTACATAACCCATATATACTCGTGTGAAAATCTTTACCTTTCACACTTTTAACCTCCCCACACTATAAAGTGATACTTATATTATTTTTCTTCCCATTTAAAACTACATACATAATTTTTCATCTGTATAAGTCAGACCTCCTACCTTAAAAAGGAGCGAACTTAAAACGCTTTCAATAATAAATAATCCTATCAAAACATGAACTAGGATTCCTTGATTATAAACGGACTCTAGCGATGATACAAGTGTTGGAATACATTTCAATAATACGCTTTCAATTTCCATAAAAAATGAATAAAATAATACATTCCTCTATCTCATTCTACTACCTTCTAGCATAAGATATTGTAAAATCCTATCATTTTAAGAAAGGTTTGATATTTATGCCTCTTCATTATCCAAATCATTCTGTTTTTCACTCTACAGGTGTATTAACAAGAGAACCTGCAACTATTTCAGCGGTCATAAACATTGTAAATTTAGATGCATATTACGCTCACTATGTAAATATAGAAGTGTGGGATTGGTCTAATTATTCTAATCCTGTAAAGTTACCTGTATTAATTGGTGAAAATGCAGAAGTAGAATTCCCATATGTTTTACAAGGCAATCATCTCGCAGTCTTTTATGCTAATTTAGATGAAACTATTGATTTGTATGAAATACGTATTTCTTATCCCGCTCACTCCAATATTATTGCAAATTGTTTCGGACGAAGTCTCCCACCATATACAAGTCAAGAGGGAAACACAGTATATCACAAACAACTTGTTCGAATTCATTAATTCCTCCTATTATGTAATAGGTGGTGGTCCGTAATACATTCTTTCTTATGAGAAAATTGTATTACGGACCTAAAACGCGATAGTAACCCTTAACAGTTTTTGATTGTTTCAAATCCTCAATTTTGTATAAGGAATAGGCTTGAATCAAAACCTTTAATTTCTTTTAATAAATTTACATATGCTCGCTGAAATTGCTCTTGTGTTGCTGGCTGATCATAAAATAAAACTTTAATCAGTTGGGGTTTTACAGGCAGTTGATCCCTCATCTATATCCTTTCCGATAATTTTCCTTATTTATAACAATACCTTTGTAGCACTTTTCAATCTTTATTCACTTACTACTAGGCTATATTAAATACACTTTCGTTCTAAGACGAGAAATAGAGCGCATACTTAATAATCAATACCTTTACTAATATTGAAAGTATCGATTCCTACACGTGTTGCCAGTCAAATATTCCTATAAAACAGGGAACGTTCTTTTCTAGGTTAGGTAATAAACTTAATAAAAAATGAATATAAAAAATGACCTCTTGCTTTTAAGCAAAGGTCATTTTTTTATTCATCATTAAACTTCTAAATAGCCATTTTTATTATTTGATTGCCATTTCCAAGAATCTGCACACATCTCTTCTAATCCGCGTGTTGCCTCCCAGCCTAATTCACGCTTTGCTTTCGATGCATCAGCAAAACATACTGCCACATCACCTGGGCGACGCTCTGTGATTTTATAAGGAACTTTCTTGCCCGAAACTTTTTCAAATGCTTCAACCATCTCTAGTACACTATAGCCCATGCCTGTGCCCAGGTTATAAGCATCTACTCCTGTTGTACTCATTACTTTCTCAAGCGCCTTTACGTGACCATTTGCTAAGTCCACAACATGGATGTAATCACGGACTCCTGTTCCATCTTTCGTTGGATAGTCATTTCCGAATACACTTAATTCTTTTAACTTACCTACTGCTACTTGCGTTACATATGGCATTAAGTTATTTGGGATTCCATTTGGATCTTCTCCGATACGCCCACTTTCGTGTGCACCAAATGGATTGAAATAGCGAAGTAATGCGATACCCCATTCTGCATCTGCAAATGCTACATCACGCATAATTTGCTCAATCATTAATTTCGTTTGACCATATGGATTTGTTGCACTTAATGGAAACTCCTCCGTAATCGGTGACGTTTCCGGGATACCATATACAGTTGCAGATGAACTAAAGATCATCTTCTTTACATTATGTTTCTGCATTACTTCACATAGCACTAACGTGCTTGTAATGTTGTTATGATAATATGTTAATGGAATCGCTACTGACTCCCCTACAGCTTTAAATCCTGCAAAGTGAATAACTGCTTCAATTACATTTTCTTCAAAAATTGCGTCAAGCGCTTCGCGATTTAAAACATCTTCTTTATAAAACTTAAATTGTTTTCCTGTTATTTCTTTCACTCGATTTATGGATTCTACCGAGCTATTCGAAAGATTATCCACTACTATAACTTCGTAACCGCTATTTAGTAATTCTACACATGTATGACTACCAATATATCCTGCTCCACCTGTTACAAGTATTGCCATAATTATAGTCCTCCATATTTCATTCATTATAAACTTCTCAAAGTATATCACATATTTCTTATCCTATGTTTAACATGCGAACACAGAAACTTACATTTTATCCCATAATAATTTTATAACATATACGATTCTAATCAGGTAATAAAAAAAACGCCACATAATAAAAATTATGTGGCGTTTTTTTTATTAAATTACGTAACAATATACACTTAGAAAATGCGCAAGACTACCTAATAATACAAAAACATGAAAAATTTCATGATGTCCCATATATTTAAACTCTAGCCATTTTGGCTTTGTGCCATAAATAAATCCACCAATTGTATAAAAAATGCCCCCAAGTACTAAGAAAACAATACCTCCTGTACTTAAATTCTCAGCTAACGGTGCAAAGAACAAAACAATTAACCAACCCATCGTAATATAAATTGCTGTCGATAACCATCTTGGACAATTAAACCAAAACATTTTAAACACAATACCACAAATCGCAGTTGCATAGACTAAACAAAATAATAGCAAACCACTTGCTGAATTTAATGTAATTAAGCAAAAGGGTGCATATGTACCTGCAATTAATATAAAAATCATAGAATGATCTAGCTTCCTAAAGAAGTAAATAACACGTTCATTGGCCACAACACTATGATACACAGCTGACGCCGCATAAAGGACCATCATTCCAATACCAAACAAAATAACAGCTGTAATTGCAGCAAATGATGGCATCTTAATAGAAACTTTCACAAGCATAGCTAATAAGGCAATAAATGATAAGATCGCTCCACCTAAGTGAGTAAATGCGTTAACTGGTTCCCTTACATAAGTATTCATAATAACACCCCTCATATAATTACATATAGTTTTGATAACTACATGTAATTATATACACATTTCTTTTTAAGGTCAACATTTACAATTCATTCGTTTCGTAATACCATATTTAAAGATATATTAAACATTAAGTTCCACTAAGTTATAAAAGTGAGGGATTCTACGTGGAAAATATAAATGAATTACTTGAGACATTACATTTAGAAAAAAATATTAAACTTGAGGATATTCCAAATGTTGACTTATATGTAGACCAAGTTGTCCAACTATTTGAGAATACTTATGCAGATACAACGAGAACTGATGATGAAAAAGTATTAACAAAAACGATGATTAATAATTACGCAAAAGGGAAACTATTCATCCCTATCAAAAATAAAAAGTATTCAAAAGAGCATATGATTTTAATTAGCCTGATTTACCAATTAAAGGGAGCTCTCTCCATTAACGACATAAAAAGTTCATTAGAAAATATAAATGACTCCTTATTAAACGATGATTCATTTGAATTAAATGCGTTATATAAAAATTATCTTGCTCTTACTGCAAGCAATGTCGAAAACTTTAAACAAGACGTAAATAAACGTGTTACAGAAGTAAATAAGATTTCTTCCTTAGAAGGTACAAAGCTAGAAAAATTTCTACTATTAACATCCTTCGTGACTATGAGTAATATGTATAGACGTTTAGCAGAGCAACTAGTTGATGATTTGAAAAAATCATAAATAAAAAACTATCCACCTATTAAAGTGGATAGTTTTTTATTTACTTAATTGCCTCATGAACTTTTAATTGTTTCCCTTTAATCGTTGTAGTCTTCATGACTTTCAAGACAAGTGGTCCTTTTCCATTTAATATTTCAACGTAAGAAACGTTATCTTGTATCGTAATAATGCCTATATCTTCTGCTGTAACACCTTTAATTTTAGCAATTGTACCGACGAAATCTACCGCTCTAATTTTCTTTTTCTTCCCGCCATTAAAGTACAGCTTCATAATGCCTTTGTTTATGTCCGCATTTTTATCTTTCTTAATAATTGGTTTAGCATGTATCTTTTCTTCAAATGCAGCTTTCTCTTTCATAACTTCTTCTTTTGAAGGTCCAATTGCCTTTGGAATTTCAAAACCAATATAATCCTCAATCTCTTCTAAAAATCTATTTTCATAT from Bacillus cereus G9842 includes the following:
- a CDS encoding AmiS/UreI family transporter, encoding MGYVGLLLSGAALFLNSLVILGKAEMKSAGVFNLFVGALQIIIPFYLIMISDQSNWTVYSYAATFLFGLTYLYVGVTFIKGMDSSGLGWFCIWVAIIALFYMVVSFVQFHDVVNALTWFMWALLWYLFFVLNTQKKNINQYLGRIAFVQSWVTLTLPSLFYFMGVWGEGFVYELWVYVSVISILYFCYCIFKYRVR
- the galE gene encoding UDP-glucose 4-epimerase GalE, which encodes MAILVTGGAGYIGSHTCVELLNSGYEVIVVDNLSNSSVESINRVKEITGKQFKFYKEDVLNREALDAIFEENVIEAVIHFAGFKAVGESVAIPLTYYHNNITSTLVLCEVMQKHNVKKMIFSSSATVYGIPETSPITEEFPLSATNPYGQTKLMIEQIMRDVAFADAEWGIALLRYFNPFGAHESGRIGEDPNGIPNNLMPYVTQVAVGKLKELSVFGNDYPTKDGTGVRDYIHVVDLANGHVKALEKVMSTTGVDAYNLGTGMGYSVLEMVEAFEKVSGKKVPYKITERRPGDVAVCFADASKAKRELGWEATRGLEEMCADSWKWQSNNKNGYLEV
- a CDS encoding DUF1836 domain-containing protein, whose protein sequence is MENINELLETLHLEKNIKLEDIPNVDLYVDQVVQLFENTYADTTRTDDEKVLTKTMINNYAKGKLFIPIKNKKYSKEHMILISLIYQLKGALSINDIKSSLENINDSLLNDDSFELNALYKNYLALTASNVENFKQDVNKRVTEVNKISSLEGTKLEKFLLLTSFVTMSNMYRRLAEQLVDDLKKS
- the trhA gene encoding PAQR family membrane homeostasis protein TrhA — protein: MNTYVREPVNAFTHLGGAILSFIALLAMLVKVSIKMPSFAAITAVILFGIGMMVLYAASAVYHSVVANERVIYFFRKLDHSMIFILIAGTYAPFCLITLNSASGLLLFCLVYATAICGIVFKMFWFNCPRWLSTAIYITMGWLIVLFFAPLAENLSTGGIVFLVLGGIFYTIGGFIYGTKPKWLEFKYMGHHEIFHVFVLLGSLAHFLSVYCYVI